From a single Silene latifolia isolate original U9 population chromosome 6, ASM4854445v1, whole genome shotgun sequence genomic region:
- the LOC141588435 gene encoding uncharacterized protein LOC141588435 yields MKKQADMHRLERKLEVGDLAYVKLQRYRQQSVVHRTCAKLAPRYFGPFPVLAKVGQVSYKLSLPLQDKVHPVFHISLLKKHEGQNPVIRSLTKLDELHQIRAELIAVLDRKLVKKGNMGVVHILVQWSNSSVDDSTWESYDDIKRRFPEFNLEAA; encoded by the coding sequence ATGAAGAAACAAGCAGATATGCACAGGCTGGAAAGGAAGCTTGAGGTAGGGGACTTAGCATATGTTAAGTTGCAGCGATACAGGCAACAGTCAGTGGTACACAGAACTTGTGCAAAGCTAGCCCCAAGATATTTTGGACCTTTTCCTGTGCTTGCTAAAGTGGGTCAGGTATCATACAAGTTGAGCCTTCCTCTACAGGATAAGGTTCATCCTGTTTTTCACATATCACTTTTGAAGAAACATGAGGGTCAAAATCCAGTGATTCGATCTCTCACTAaattggatgaattacaccagaTAAGGGCAGAACTCATAGCAGTCTTGGACAGAAAATTGGTCAAAAAAGGAAATATGGGAGTGGTTCACATTTTAGTACAGTGGTCAAATTCATCAGTAGATGACTCTACATGGGAATCTTATGATGACATTAAAAGGCGATTTCCAGAGTTCAATTTAGAAGCAGCTTGA